The following are encoded in a window of Caldicellulosiruptor danielii genomic DNA:
- a CDS encoding phospholipase D-like domain-containing anti-phage protein, translated as MLERYSSRHIDLAEEFLNKHLKNAKSYDRLAGYFSSSILEIAGETIESIEGVARVVCNSEVESKDVLVAKLAKQKLVREWFKSKPEQKVEQFPERFKKLYELLKSGKLQVRVLPNDIYGLVHGKAGVITLSDGRKIAFVGSVNETAAGWKGNYEILWADDSIESVEWVQNEFDFFWNNPYACEFCDLIIENIGRLAERNVVSIEEWQKEPDPAAPVIEAPVYREGFGLWNHQKYFVKMVFEEHCKDGARYILADEVGLGKTAQLGMIAQLTALYGDRPVLVIVPKTLLWQWQDELKTMFDIPSAVWDGKRWIVETGQEYRPQVNGIPPILQCPRRIGIISQGLITSNSDIVKPLLDLEYECVIVDEAHRARRQNLNRPGDKPEPNNLMKFLLELSQKTKTMILATATPIQLHPIEGWDLLYILAQGSAKVLGDAFSLWQLRPLEGIDYVRGAKEISSKAYYWSWIRNPLPPSKENPFTIGKLRRSLGMSSDEYVSYDDYDALLPSQQDIIDELIEENFMEKYNPFIRHIVKRKRSTLENTVDPETGEPYLKKIEVVLFGEGDDEGLVLSAPLKKAYEYAEEFTNLLRQKTGAKGFYKTLLLRRMGSSMQAGLNTAKAIYEKRAIVKDDFSEEDEDDDMPDRISITGRDELFCLEEIIDLLEYNKDNDPKLNKILHILNDMGWLERGCIIFSEYFDTAWTIAQKLSSSLPNERIAIYAGGDKSGIIKNGIYSKVERDEIKELVLDGKIRLMIGTDAAAEGLNLQTLGALINVDLPWNPIRLEQRQGRIRRIGQQFDKVYVYNLRYKDSIEDRIHAVLSGRIKLTYDIIGSLPEIIKDEWMEIVKTVEVLNSEHPFDIKYREHVEKVDWESCKKVLDNEQRKEWLMRGWRELYFNR; from the coding sequence ATGCTTGAAAGGTATTCATCCCGGCATATTGACCTTGCAGAAGAGTTTTTGAACAAACACCTGAAAAATGCTAAAAGCTATGATAGACTTGCAGGCTATTTTAGCTCATCTATCTTAGAGATAGCAGGTGAAACAATTGAGAGTATAGAAGGAGTTGCAAGGGTTGTTTGCAACTCTGAGGTTGAGAGCAAGGACGTTTTGGTGGCAAAGCTTGCAAAACAAAAGCTTGTCAGAGAATGGTTCAAATCAAAGCCTGAACAGAAGGTTGAGCAGTTTCCGGAGAGGTTCAAAAAACTATATGAACTATTAAAAAGTGGAAAACTTCAGGTAAGAGTTTTACCAAACGATATATATGGACTTGTTCACGGGAAAGCTGGTGTCATAACTCTATCAGATGGCAGAAAGATTGCATTTGTGGGAAGCGTTAATGAAACTGCTGCCGGCTGGAAAGGCAACTACGAGATACTTTGGGCAGATGACAGTATTGAGAGCGTGGAATGGGTACAAAATGAGTTTGACTTTTTCTGGAATAATCCTTATGCTTGCGAGTTTTGTGATTTGATAATTGAAAATATAGGAAGATTGGCAGAAAGAAATGTAGTTAGCATTGAAGAGTGGCAAAAAGAGCCTGATCCTGCAGCACCTGTGATAGAAGCACCTGTTTATAGAGAAGGTTTTGGGCTTTGGAATCACCAAAAGTATTTTGTAAAAATGGTGTTTGAAGAACACTGCAAAGATGGAGCAAGATACATTCTTGCAGATGAAGTTGGACTTGGTAAAACTGCCCAGCTTGGTATGATTGCTCAGCTAACAGCGCTCTATGGGGACAGACCTGTTTTAGTAATTGTTCCAAAAACACTTTTGTGGCAGTGGCAGGATGAACTCAAGACAATGTTTGACATACCTTCTGCTGTGTGGGACGGCAAAAGATGGATAGTTGAAACAGGGCAAGAGTACAGGCCACAGGTAAATGGCATACCCCCAATCTTACAGTGTCCAAGGCGAATAGGAATAATTTCCCAAGGATTGATTACCTCTAATTCGGATATTGTAAAGCCTCTTTTGGATCTTGAGTATGAATGTGTAATTGTTGATGAGGCACACAGGGCAAGGCGCCAAAATCTAAATAGGCCCGGCGACAAACCAGAACCAAATAATCTGATGAAGTTTTTGCTTGAGCTTTCGCAAAAGACAAAGACGATGATTTTAGCAACTGCAACTCCAATTCAGCTACATCCCATTGAGGGTTGGGACCTTCTGTACATACTTGCACAAGGCTCAGCCAAGGTTTTGGGCGATGCGTTTAGCCTCTGGCAGCTAAGACCTTTAGAAGGAATTGATTATGTGAGAGGGGCAAAAGAGATTTCAAGCAAGGCTTACTACTGGAGCTGGATAAGAAATCCTTTGCCACCTTCAAAGGAAAATCCGTTTACAATTGGGAAGCTAAGAAGGTCGCTGGGGATGAGTAGTGATGAGTATGTTTCGTATGATGATTATGATGCTCTTTTGCCATCACAGCAGGATATTATCGATGAACTGATAGAAGAAAATTTCATGGAAAAGTATAATCCTTTTATCAGGCACATTGTCAAGAGAAAAAGAAGTACGCTTGAAAATACAGTTGATCCAGAGACAGGTGAGCCGTATCTTAAGAAGATTGAGGTTGTCCTTTTTGGTGAAGGTGATGATGAAGGTCTTGTACTTTCTGCACCACTCAAAAAAGCTTATGAGTATGCTGAAGAATTTACAAATTTACTGAGGCAGAAAACAGGCGCGAAAGGGTTTTATAAGACACTACTTTTGCGAAGGATGGGCTCTTCTATGCAAGCAGGCTTGAACACTGCAAAAGCAATTTATGAAAAGAGAGCAATTGTTAAAGACGACTTTTCTGAAGAGGATGAAGACGATGATATGCCAGACAGGATTAGCATCACAGGCAGGGACGAGCTTTTCTGTTTAGAAGAAATAATAGATCTTCTTGAATACAACAAAGACAATGACCCAAAGCTAAATAAAATTTTGCATATCTTAAACGACATGGGGTGGCTTGAAAGAGGCTGCATAATTTTTTCTGAGTACTTTGACACAGCATGGACCATTGCACAAAAGTTGTCTTCATCTTTGCCAAACGAGAGGATAGCAATTTACGCGGGTGGCGATAAATCTGGCATAATCAAAAATGGAATTTATTCAAAAGTTGAACGGGATGAGATAAAAGAGCTTGTGTTAGATGGTAAGATTAGGCTTATGATTGGAACAGATGCAGCTGCAGAAGGTTTGAACTTGCAAACACTTGGTGCTCTTATAAACGTTGACCTTCCATGGAACCCAATCAGGCTTGAACAACGCCAGGGAAGAATAAGAAGAATAGGCCAGCAATTTGACAAGGTTTATGTGTACAACTTAAGATACAAAGATTCAATTGAAGATAGAATTCATGCAGTCCTGTCTGGCAGAATAAAATTAACCTATGATATTATTGGGTCACTTCCAGAGATTATAAAGGATGAGTGGATGGAAATTGTCAAAACAGTTGAAGTTTTAAATTCCGAACATCCATTTGATATTAAATATAGAGAGCATGTAGAAAAGGTAGACTGGGAAAGCTGCAAAAAGGTTTTGGACAATGAACAAAGAAAAGAGTGGCTGATGAGGGGGTGGAGAGAATTGTATTTTAATCGTTAG